One genomic region from Magallana gigas chromosome 3, xbMagGiga1.1, whole genome shotgun sequence encodes:
- the LOC105332221 gene encoding ankyrin repeat domain-containing protein 13D: MSSKTLQDEFPIHWLVWDNDFRGIEKELSNNKSNYDVDQKDPRGRTPLHLAVVLGHLESARTLLRHGANTLAENKGYWSVLHEAVCTGDPELVQLVLENRDYQRYSKRTVGVPDLLKRLKESPDFYVEMKWEFTSWVPLVSRMCPSDTYRVWKSGSNVRIDTTLLGFDNMNWERGSRSYIFKGLADRAVAMEVDHDRREVFSETMQILPANFDMSLMKPSDDAIAARLTNPVVTTYVDTEKISFERNKSGIWGWRSDRAEVVNGYEAKVFSASNVELITKTRTEHLSEADKQKSKGKSSKTPLESFLGVAEEHNKKQGATNGDVSSLIYNPSSITKEEYFNRHVELGDRDIGRPIEQSKKTQKFKATLWLCENYPLSLQEQVVPIIDLMAASNAHFQKLRDFITLQLPAGFPVKIEIPLFHVLNARITFGNINGCDAAVEGVTTIEDAGKITASIDETSFDSPPGYRKLGDIHHERLRDEDDQLLQFAIQQSLMDGNTDPVEQLTFYEALNNIRPPPPSRPLPSVRQDEDALLQRAIAESLALQSGDTTYPEILPETNSSSNLDDDLRLALQLSQQTLTEDEKRRKEEEEELERILKLSMQEK; this comes from the exons ATGTCAAGTAAAACTTTGCAGGACGAGTTTCCTATCCACTGGTTGGTGTGGGACAATGATTTCCGTGGAATAGAAAAAGAGTTATCAAACAACAAAtcgaat tATGATGTGGATCAAAAGGACCCACGTGGAAGAACGCCATTACATTTGGCAGTAGTTTTAGGCCATCTAGAAAGTGCCAGGACTTTATTACGACATGGAGCAAACACTTTGGCAGAAAACAAAGGATATTGGTCAG tCTTGCATGAGGCAGTTTGTACAGGGGATCCGGAACTTGTCCAGTTAGTACTAGAAAACAGAGACTACCAGAGATACAGCAAAAGAACCGTAGGGGTTCCTGACTTACTGAAAAGATTAAAGGAG TCACCAGATTTCTATGTTGAGATGAAGTGGGAGTTTACAAGTTGGG TTCCTCTTGTGTCAAGAATGTGTCCCAGTGACACATACAGAGTCTGGAAAAGCG GGTCCAATGTAAGGATTGACACCACTCTCCTGGGCTTTGATAACATGAACTGGGAGAGAGGAAGCAGAAGTTACATCTTCAAAGGCCTCG CGGACCGAGCGGTGGCAATGGAGGTGGATCATGACAGACGAGAGGTGTTCTCAGAAACAATGCAAATTTTACCCGCAAACTTTGATATGTCACTGATGAAGCCCTCGGATGATGCAATTGCTGCTCGGCTGACCAATCCTGTAGTCACAACTTATGTTGACACTGAAAAGATTTCATTTGAAAG GAATAAATCAGGAATTTGGGGCTGGAGAAGTGACCGGGCAGAGGTTGTGAATGGTTATGAAGCCAAG GTTTTCAGTGCATCGAATGTTGAGCTCATAACAAAAACTAGAACAGAGCATTTGTCTGAGGCTGACAAACAGAAATCCAAAGGTAAAAGTAGCAAAACCCCACTGGAGTCCTTCCTAGGTGTAGCTGAGgaacataacaaaaaacaagGGGCCACAAATGGG GATGTATCATCTCTTATTTACAATCCCAGTTCTATTACTAAGGAGGAATATTTCAATAGACATGTTGAACTGGGTGACCGTGATATTGGGCGTCCTATTGAGCAATCGAAAAAGACTCAAAAGTTTAAGGCGACGTTGTGGTTGTGTGAAAATTACCCGTTGTCACTTCAAGAACAGGTTGTTCCCATTATTGACTTAATGGCAGCCAGTAATGCACATTTTCAAAAACTCCGAGACTTCATTACTCTTCAGCTGCCGGCTGGATTTCCTGTGAAGATAG AGATCCCACTTTTCCATGTGCTAAATGCCAGGATAACTTTTGGAAACATTAACGGCTGTGACGCCGCTGTAGAAGGTGTGACCACAATAGAGGATGCTGGGAAAATTACTGCCAGTATCGATGAGACTAGCTTTGATTCTCCACCAGGATACAGAAAATTAG GTGATATTCACCATGAGAGACTGCGAGATGAAGATGACCAGCTCCTACAGTTTGCCATTCAGCAGAGCCTGATGGACGGGAATACTGACCCTGTAGAACAG cTGACATTCTATGAAGCATTGAATAACATAAGACCTCCTCCACCATCTCGACCTTTGCCGTCTGTAAGGCAGGACGAGGATGCTCTTTTACAAAG GGCAATTGCAGAGAGTTTAGCATTACAATCAGGAGACACAACTTATCCAGAAATTCTTCCTGAAACCAACAGCAGCAGTAACCTTGACGACGACCTTAGACTAGCCCTCCAACTGTCTCAGCAAACCTTGACAGAGGATGAGAAGAGACGGAAAGAAGAAGAGGAGGAACTAGAAAGAATTCTGAAGCTCTCAATGCAAGAGAAGTGA
- the LOC105332072 gene encoding Golgi SNAP receptor complex member 1: MRDLARFRHGGNNMADMGNRWEDLRKQARQLENEIDLKLVSFSKLGTSYSHSDYGSESSPLMQRSSSEHMFDTMAMEIEQLLSKLQETNDRMADYTQNIGTNSPSAALLHTLQRHRDILQDYSHEFQKTRTNITALREREDLLGSVHRDINAYKNSSGLNRRTDLYLKENEHIRNSDRLIDDQISVAIATKENMQSQKKMLGGITQRMNSLANRFPVINNLIQKINLRKRRDTIILASVIATCTILLMLYAFH; encoded by the exons ATGAGAGATCTCGCGAGATTTCGACACGGTGGAAATAATATGGCAGATATGGGGAACCGATGGGAAG ATTTGCGGAAACAGGCAAGACAGCttgaaaatgaaatagattTGAAGCTTGTTTCCTTTAGCAAACTTGGAACAAGTTATTCTCATTCAGATTATGGAAG TGAGTCGTCTCCCTTGATGCAGAGGTCTAGCAGTGAACATATGTTTGATACCATGGCAATGGAGATTGAGCAGCTTTTGTCTAAG CTGCAGGAAACTAACGACAGAATGGCAGATTACACACAGAACATAGGAACCAACTCACCCAGTGCGGCACTTCTTCACACATTACAGAGGCACAGAGACATCCTTCAGGATTACTCCCACGAATTCCAGAAAACCAGGACCAACATCACCGCTTTGAGGGAGCGAGAGGACCTTCTGGGATCAGTCCATAGAGATATCAA TGCATACAAGAATTCCTCCGGCCTTAACAGAAGAACAGATCTTTATTTAAAGGAAAATGAACACATAAGAAA CTCAGACAGGCTGATTGATGACCAGATAAG TGTTGCAATAgccacaaaagaaaatatgcaatCTCAGAAGAAAATGTTGGGTGGCATTACACAGAGAATGAACTCATTAGCTA ATCGTTTCCCTGTCATCAACAACTTAATTCAAAAGATCAATCTGCGAAAGAGAAGAGACACCATCATCTTGGCGAGTGTGATAGCAACCTGTACCATTTTGTTAATGTTGTATGCGTTTCACTGA